A window from Nitrosopumilus sp. encodes these proteins:
- a CDS encoding superoxide dismutase — translation MSDFLLPKLPYAYDALEPHIDAQTMEIHHSKHHQAYTNGLNDAWEDMSKENQDQGLLMILADLDQLKPEVRDRINFHGGGYNNHELFWESMKPNGGGEPSGALKDEIVKEFGSFEKFKETFSVNTAAIQGSGWGWLVYEPKSKKIKFKTTANQDSPITEEIVPLLGLDVWEHAYYLKYENKRPDYISAWWNVVNWEEVESRFSRAANTAKALFTKYR, via the coding sequence TTGTCAGATTTTCTATTACCTAAACTACCATATGCATATGATGCATTAGAACCTCACATTGATGCACAGACTATGGAGATACATCATTCAAAACACCATCAAGCATATACCAATGGATTAAATGATGCATGGGAAGATATGTCAAAAGAAAATCAAGACCAAGGATTACTCATGATACTTGCAGACTTGGATCAACTTAAACCTGAAGTTAGAGATAGAATCAACTTTCATGGCGGTGGGTACAACAATCATGAACTATTTTGGGAGAGTATGAAACCAAATGGTGGTGGAGAGCCTAGCGGCGCACTAAAAGATGAAATAGTTAAGGAATTCGGAAGTTTTGAGAAATTCAAAGAGACATTCTCTGTAAACACAGCAGCCATTCAAGGTAGTGGTTGGGGATGGCTAGTTTATGAACCAAAATCAAAGAAAATTAAATTTAAAACAACAGCAAATCAAGACAGTCCAATCACAGAAGAGATAGTACCACTCTTAGGATTAGATGTATGGGAGCATGCCTATTATCTAAAATATGAAAACAAAAGACCAGATTACATATCGGCTTGGTGGAATGTGGTAAACTGGGAAGAAGTAGAATCTAGATTTTCAAGAGCAGCAAATACTGCAAAAGCATTATTTACGAAATATAGATAG
- a CDS encoding class I SAM-dependent methyltransferase encodes MKIEEYLEKLPKNVLSGEDIQLPEKSFREIFEFVNLGKNDNFYHLGCGDGRGIEIAVKEFKVKKAVGIDNNPKKISDGKKNLDEKKIQGEMICQNIENSDFSDASVILFWFTDEKIISQMLEKFEKLKPGTKVITIWGPLQDCLPDKVRFPYIINKTPFKKAPSLQDQLLAIFGVKCVDFVTAWEFAERYTKSIGSPEIKNDRFLTIIQTLVIWINAKKLGVACGEEIPESIQTYMNIMKMHFDIDFEYMLKE; translated from the coding sequence ATGAAAATTGAAGAGTATTTAGAGAAACTTCCAAAGAATGTACTAAGCGGGGAAGATATTCAATTACCTGAAAAATCTTTTAGAGAGATTTTTGAATTTGTGAATTTAGGCAAAAATGATAATTTTTATCATTTGGGTTGTGGCGATGGAAGAGGAATTGAGATTGCAGTTAAGGAGTTTAAAGTGAAAAAGGCTGTAGGCATTGATAATAATCCTAAAAAAATAAGTGATGGAAAAAAAAATCTAGACGAAAAAAAGATTCAAGGAGAAATGATATGTCAAAATATAGAGAACTCAGATTTTTCAGATGCCTCAGTAATTTTGTTCTGGTTTACAGATGAAAAGATAATAAGTCAAATGCTAGAAAAATTTGAAAAATTAAAACCAGGAACAAAAGTAATCACAATTTGGGGACCGTTACAAGATTGTCTTCCTGATAAAGTAAGGTTTCCATATATTATCAATAAAACGCCATTCAAGAAAGCGCCTAGCCTACAAGATCAATTACTAGCAATTTTTGGTGTGAAATGTGTAGATTTTGTAACGGCGTGGGAATTTGCAGAAAGATACACCAAATCTATAGGGTCTCCTGAAATTAAAAATGATCGTTTTTTAACAATTATACAAACATTAGTTATTTGGATTAACGCTAAAAAATTAGGTGTTGCGTGTGGTGAAGAAATTCCTGAATCGATCCAAACATACATGAATATCATGAAAATGCATTTTGATATAGATTTTGAATATATGTTAAAGGAGTAA
- a CDS encoding UPF0147 family protein — MADKNQNKEAMKEAIETLNQIVSSNSTPKTIKKSITDLIVDLNNQEYSLSVRAANTISLLDDVTQDPNMPSYVRTQLWQAVSKLESIRE; from the coding sequence ATGGCAGATAAGAATCAAAATAAAGAAGCAATGAAAGAAGCAATTGAAACATTAAATCAAATTGTTTCAAGTAATTCTACGCCAAAAACAATTAAAAAATCTATTACAGATTTGATTGTAGATCTAAATAATCAAGAGTATTCATTGTCAGTAAGAGCAGCAAACACAATTAGCTTATTAGATGACGTTACACAAGATCCCAATATGCCTTCATATGTTAGAACCCAATTATGGCAAGCAGTTTCAAAATTAGAAAGTATAAGAGAATAA
- a CDS encoding GNAT family N-acetyltransferase, producing the protein MIREANIEDKIHVLKFCTDTFSWGDYIPQVWDYWLSEGNLFVCENQFPIGICHAFYSKDQIWIEGIRVDPNFRRKKIASKLVKHVESTGKEKNISFSYMLIDTQNTNSLSMANSLNYDIFQTWNFYSLDPKTNSNHNNIDFEKSLDCKLYTHYVKSWRWIPLYDELVSLFSQQNKIIKSSVDGNTSLAIITDSEHFDRTMIVTLFSAHDVTVIQILSFLQNYALNKNYQRIQILTIEKLPKFDTLEHKISFHLMKKYLL; encoded by the coding sequence ATTATAAGAGAAGCAAATATTGAAGATAAAATTCATGTTTTAAAATTTTGTACTGACACTTTTTCTTGGGGTGATTATATACCTCAAGTATGGGATTATTGGTTATCAGAAGGAAATTTGTTTGTATGTGAAAATCAATTTCCAATTGGAATATGTCATGCATTTTATTCAAAAGATCAAATTTGGATTGAAGGTATAAGGGTTGATCCAAATTTTCGTAGAAAGAAAATAGCATCTAAATTAGTAAAACATGTAGAATCTACTGGAAAAGAAAAAAACATCTCATTTTCTTATATGCTCATTGATACACAAAATACTAATTCTCTTTCCATGGCAAATTCATTAAATTATGATATTTTTCAAACTTGGAATTTTTATTCACTTGATCCTAAAACAAATTCAAATCATAACAATATTGATTTTGAAAAATCCCTTGATTGTAAATTATACACACATTATGTAAAGTCTTGGAGATGGATTCCATTGTATGATGAACTGGTGTCCTTGTTTTCTCAACAAAATAAAATTATTAAATCTAGTGTAGATGGAAATACATCTTTGGCAATCATTACTGATTCGGAGCATTTTGATAGGACAATGATAGTCACATTATTTTCAGCTCATGATGTTACTGTGATTCAAATACTTTCATTTTTACAAAATTATGCTTTAAACAAAAATTATCAACGTATTCAAATTTTAACAATTGAAAAACTACCTAAATTTGATACTTTAGAACATAAAATTTCTTTTCATCTAATGAAAAAATATTTACTCTAA
- a CDS encoding non-heme iron oxygenase ferredoxin subunit: MGKIIVGKTSDIPAGKMIKVSVDGRDILVANINGEYCATDDSCTHSGSSLSEGKLDGCIITCGWHAAEFDCKTGKLVKFPAKIRDLTSYNIVVDSDNVFVEM; encoded by the coding sequence ATGGGAAAAATAATAGTTGGTAAAACATCAGATATTCCAGCTGGAAAGATGATTAAGGTATCTGTTGACGGAAGAGACATTTTAGTTGCAAATATCAATGGTGAGTACTGTGCTACAGATGATTCATGTACACATTCAGGCTCCAGTTTATCTGAAGGAAAATTAGATGGATGCATAATCACATGTGGATGGCATGCAGCTGAATTTGATTGTAAGACTGGAAAACTAGTTAAATTTCCCGCAAAAATTAGAGATTTAACATCATACAATATTGTTGTAGATTCAGATAATGTATTTGTGGAGATGTAA